In Opitutaceae bacterium TAV5, one genomic interval encodes:
- a CDS encoding DNA-3-methyladenine glycosylase, with product MSRIIKAKELRSENTVELARWLLGKHLVVHAAGGVRLARRITETEAYHGPEDRACHASKGRTARTGVMFGDAGHWYVYLCYGVHEMLNLVTGPRDWPAAVLIRGLEGINGPGRLTRALGIDRARFNTRPATPATGLWLEDDGLAVPAGEVQATPRIGVAYAGPEWAAKPWRFVRSCNVTPSRVSA from the coding sequence ATGTCCCGCATCATTAAAGCGAAAGAACTGCGTTCGGAAAATACAGTTGAACTGGCGCGCTGGCTGCTGGGGAAGCACCTCGTCGTCCACGCCGCCGGTGGCGTGCGCCTGGCCCGCCGGATCACCGAAACCGAGGCTTACCACGGTCCGGAAGACCGCGCCTGCCACGCCAGCAAGGGCCGTACCGCGCGCACCGGGGTGATGTTTGGCGACGCCGGCCACTGGTACGTTTATCTCTGTTACGGCGTGCACGAGATGCTCAACCTCGTGACCGGTCCGCGCGACTGGCCCGCTGCGGTGCTGATTCGCGGGCTCGAAGGCATCAACGGCCCCGGCCGGCTGACGCGGGCGCTCGGCATCGACCGGGCGCGTTTCAACACACGGCCGGCCACACCGGCGACGGGGTTGTGGCTCGAGGACGACGGCCTTGCCGTGCCGGCGGGCGAGGTGCAGGCGACCCCGCGGATCGGCGTGGCCTACGCCGGCCCCGAGTGGGCGGCAAAGCCGTGGCGGTTCGTACGCTCCTGCAATGTTACGCCAAGCCGCGTATCCGCTTAG
- a CDS encoding tryptophanyl-tRNA synthetase, which yields MRILTGIQPSGTLHIGNYFGAMRPAIEAQERGESFYFIANYHSMTALTDPEARRRYTLGVALDWLACGLDPQKSVFWRQSDIPEVNELMWILGTLTPMGLLERAHSYKDKTAKGIAPNFGLFAYPVLMAADILLFDTHVVPVGKDQKQHVEMTRDIAIKFNQTYGETLVVPEPEIRDDVAVIPGLDGQKMSKSYDNTLPIFGDEKVLRKRIMSIVMDSRTPAEQKPDADRNIAIQLLRFVAPADVAKGFEERLRAGGLGYGDLKKALFEHYWTYFTPYRQRRAELEANPDHVEAVLRAGAARAREAAANVLARTRKACGLA from the coding sequence ATGCGAATCCTCACCGGCATCCAGCCTTCCGGCACCCTGCATATCGGCAACTATTTCGGAGCCATGCGCCCCGCCATCGAAGCCCAGGAACGCGGCGAATCGTTTTACTTCATCGCCAACTACCACTCCATGACCGCGCTGACCGACCCGGAGGCGCGCCGCCGTTACACGCTCGGCGTGGCGCTCGACTGGCTGGCCTGCGGTCTCGATCCGCAAAAGTCGGTTTTCTGGAGGCAGAGCGACATCCCGGAAGTCAACGAGCTGATGTGGATTCTCGGCACGCTCACGCCGATGGGTCTCCTCGAACGCGCCCACTCCTACAAGGACAAGACCGCCAAAGGCATCGCGCCCAACTTCGGTCTCTTCGCCTACCCGGTGCTGATGGCGGCCGACATCCTGCTCTTCGACACCCACGTCGTGCCGGTCGGCAAAGACCAGAAACAGCACGTCGAGATGACGCGCGACATCGCCATCAAGTTCAACCAGACCTACGGCGAGACGCTCGTCGTTCCCGAGCCGGAAATCCGCGACGACGTGGCCGTCATCCCCGGCCTCGACGGGCAGAAGATGAGCAAGAGCTACGACAACACCCTGCCCATTTTCGGCGACGAGAAGGTGCTGCGGAAGCGGATCATGAGCATCGTCATGGACAGCCGCACCCCGGCCGAACAAAAACCCGATGCCGACAGGAACATCGCCATCCAGCTCCTCCGTTTCGTGGCGCCGGCCGACGTGGCGAAAGGGTTCGAGGAGCGCCTGCGTGCCGGCGGTCTCGGCTACGGCGACCTGAAGAAGGCGCTGTTCGAGCACTACTGGACTTATTTCACGCCCTACCGCCAGCGTCGCGCCGAGCTGGAAGCCAACCCTGATCACGTCGAGGCGGTGCTGCGCGCCGGGGCCGCCCGCGCCCGGGAGGCGGCGGCGAACGTGCTGGCGCGCACGCGCAAGGCCTGCGGCCTGGCGTAA
- a CDS encoding DNA topoisomerase III: MKSLVIAEKPSVAADLARALGKVPKQGDVYENDTYVISSAVGHLVELEMPEDIDKKKYGFWRLETLPIIPETFGLKPVESSKSRFALLKKLLARKDIDQVINACDAGREGELIFTYIYQLARSKLPVKRAWMQTMTPEGIRTAFERLRDGQQMAGLADAARCRSESDWLVGINGTRALTKRMFGSRAGNVASVGRVQTPTLAIIFNRELEIRNFIPRDYWRVTATFQVAKGSYEGVYQRANYKKAEGDDQDRIDRIWQKALAESVLAACRLGEKPLAAVREEKKAATQVAPRLYDLTTLQREANNRLGLPARRTLQIAQALYEKHKMITYPRTDSRALPEDYIPTCRETLQNLQGDLAPHARKALADGLVRPNKRIFNNAQISDHFAIIPTTSGSTGKNLDDMEAKVFDMIARRFVAVFYPAAEFDVTTRISTVAPGHDFKTEGKVLTSAGWLAVYGKTAIDDEDSGQSKTENQKSKTQAPLPALSPEDNAQARTADAVLHSETTRPPPRYTEATLLSAMEGAGKLVDDEDLAEAMKERGLGTPATRADTIDGLINQKYIERNQRELAPTAKAEQLLEFLTAVKAEALTQPRMTGEWEYKLRQMEHGKFSRDQFMREIVEVTKGIVDRTKNFEETDENARETDIVSPTDGKPLLETLRGYRSQDGALTIYKVITGRKIEEAEVRRLVASGEIGPLDDFVSPRTGNRFPAKLRIVPDPKDADKKKVELDFGNKVDLGELTPVWTDPATGAELCEAPTNYILRQRDPGSETGWKQTFSVGRIMCKRPLARDEVITLVTTGKSPLIENFTSKFGRPFKAYLVKNGAKVGFEFPPREAKAGADGKPAAPRRKAKAPLDLAKARVLGPSKAHTDGTLYETEDAYVVAKPGAEGELRTVFEVKRNLCQKELPAEEIQRLLSDGKTGLIEDFVSKRGSKFSAYLVLSKTKTKADFEFPPR, from the coding sequence ATGAAGTCACTTGTCATCGCCGAAAAGCCCAGTGTGGCTGCCGATCTTGCACGCGCCCTGGGCAAAGTGCCCAAGCAGGGTGATGTCTATGAGAACGACACTTACGTCATCAGCTCGGCCGTCGGCCACCTGGTCGAGCTCGAGATGCCCGAGGACATCGACAAGAAAAAGTACGGTTTCTGGCGCCTGGAGACCCTGCCCATCATTCCGGAAACGTTCGGCCTCAAACCCGTCGAGTCGTCCAAATCCCGTTTCGCACTCCTCAAAAAACTCCTCGCCCGCAAGGACATCGACCAGGTCATCAACGCCTGCGACGCCGGCCGCGAGGGCGAGCTCATCTTCACCTACATCTACCAGCTCGCCCGGTCGAAGCTCCCGGTGAAACGCGCCTGGATGCAGACCATGACGCCCGAAGGCATCCGCACCGCCTTCGAACGCCTCCGCGACGGCCAGCAGATGGCCGGCCTCGCCGACGCCGCCCGCTGCCGCTCCGAAAGCGACTGGCTCGTCGGCATCAACGGCACCCGCGCCCTCACCAAACGCATGTTCGGCTCCCGCGCCGGCAACGTCGCCTCCGTCGGCCGCGTGCAGACGCCCACCCTCGCCATCATTTTCAACCGCGAGCTTGAAATCCGCAATTTCATCCCCCGCGACTACTGGCGCGTCACCGCCACCTTCCAGGTCGCCAAAGGCAGCTACGAAGGCGTGTACCAGCGCGCCAACTACAAGAAGGCCGAAGGCGACGACCAGGACCGCATCGACCGCATCTGGCAAAAAGCCCTCGCCGAATCCGTCCTCGCCGCCTGCCGCCTGGGAGAAAAACCCCTCGCCGCCGTCCGCGAGGAGAAAAAAGCCGCCACCCAGGTCGCCCCGCGCCTCTACGATCTCACCACGCTCCAGCGCGAGGCCAACAACCGCCTCGGCCTCCCCGCGCGCCGCACGCTGCAAATCGCGCAGGCCCTCTACGAGAAGCACAAGATGATCACCTACCCGCGAACCGATTCGCGGGCGCTTCCCGAAGACTACATCCCCACCTGCCGCGAGACCCTGCAAAACCTGCAAGGCGACCTCGCCCCCCACGCCCGCAAGGCGCTCGCCGACGGCCTCGTGCGGCCCAACAAGCGTATCTTCAACAACGCGCAGATCAGCGACCACTTCGCCATCATCCCGACCACCTCCGGATCGACAGGAAAAAACCTCGACGACATGGAAGCCAAGGTGTTCGACATGATCGCCCGCCGTTTCGTCGCCGTCTTTTATCCGGCGGCCGAGTTCGACGTGACGACGCGCATTTCCACCGTCGCGCCCGGCCACGATTTCAAGACCGAGGGCAAGGTCCTCACCAGCGCCGGCTGGCTCGCCGTTTACGGCAAGACCGCCATCGACGACGAAGATTCCGGCCAATCGAAAACCGAAAATCAGAAATCGAAAACCCAGGCCCCCCTCCCCGCGCTCTCGCCCGAGGACAACGCGCAGGCCCGCACCGCCGACGCCGTCCTCCACTCCGAAACGACCCGGCCTCCCCCGCGCTACACCGAAGCCACGCTTCTCTCCGCCATGGAAGGCGCCGGCAAACTCGTCGATGACGAGGACCTCGCCGAGGCCATGAAGGAGCGCGGCCTCGGCACGCCCGCCACGCGCGCCGACACCATCGACGGCCTGATCAACCAGAAGTACATCGAGCGCAACCAGCGCGAACTCGCCCCCACCGCCAAGGCCGAGCAGCTCCTCGAGTTCCTCACGGCAGTCAAGGCCGAGGCGCTCACCCAGCCTCGCATGACCGGCGAGTGGGAGTACAAACTCCGCCAGATGGAGCACGGCAAATTCTCCCGCGACCAGTTCATGCGCGAGATCGTCGAAGTCACCAAAGGCATTGTCGACCGCACCAAAAATTTCGAGGAGACCGACGAAAACGCCCGCGAGACCGACATCGTCTCGCCCACCGACGGCAAACCCCTGCTCGAAACCCTGCGCGGCTACCGTTCGCAGGACGGCGCGCTCACCATCTACAAGGTCATCACCGGCCGCAAGATCGAGGAAGCCGAAGTCCGCCGGCTCGTCGCCTCCGGCGAGATCGGCCCGCTCGACGACTTCGTCTCTCCGCGCACCGGCAACCGTTTCCCGGCCAAACTCCGCATCGTTCCCGATCCGAAGGATGCCGACAAAAAGAAAGTCGAGCTCGATTTCGGCAACAAGGTCGACCTCGGCGAACTCACGCCGGTCTGGACCGATCCCGCCACGGGCGCCGAACTCTGCGAGGCGCCCACCAACTACATCCTGCGCCAGCGCGATCCCGGATCGGAAACCGGCTGGAAACAGACGTTCTCCGTCGGCCGCATCATGTGCAAGCGCCCGCTCGCGCGCGACGAAGTCATCACGCTCGTCACCACCGGCAAGAGCCCGCTGATCGAAAATTTCACGTCGAAGTTCGGCCGTCCCTTCAAGGCGTACCTCGTGAAAAACGGAGCGAAAGTCGGCTTCGAATTCCCGCCGCGCGAGGCCAAGGCCGGCGCCGACGGCAAGCCCGCCGCGCCGCGCCGCAAGGCCAAGGCTCCGCTCGATCTGGCAAAAGCCCGCGTCCTCGGCCCGAGCAAGGCCCACACCGACGGCACGCTTTACGAGACGGAGGACGCCTACGTCGTCGCCAAGCCCGGCGCCGAAGGCGAGCTGCGCACCGTGTTCGAAGTGAAGCGCAACCTCTGCCAGAAAGAGCTTCCCGCCGAAGAGATCCAGCGTCTCCTCTCCGACGGCAAGACCGGCCTGATCGAGGATTTTGTCTCGAAGCGCGGCAGCAAGTTCAGCGCGTACCTCGTGCTTTCGAAGACGAAGACCAAGGCCGACTTCGAATTCCCGCCGCGGTAA
- a CDS encoding aminotransferase, protein MSYKLFIPGPIAVSDKTLRAMAQPMIGHRSTDFVALYNSIQPELQALFYTKDPVYLSTSSAWGVMEGAVRNVTRSTKKVLNCMNGAFSDKWNDVSKRLGRATGFIKSEWGQPVDPEAIRRELATGEYDAITFIHNETSCGCMSDIDAIMKVVREFPDVISICDTVSSFSALPIKKDELGIDIFITGSQKALALPPGLALISVSKRALERAATVNDRGYYFDLLEFQTNHEKGMTPSTPTIALIYALRSKLDDIKAEGVENRYARHARLNKTVRDWAFGKGFKLFPKEGYGSVSLNCFANTLNVDIAAWNKILKSEHHLVIDGGYGKLKGKTFRISNMGDETDETIAALIKALDAALAKTPVLATA, encoded by the coding sequence ATGAGCTACAAACTGTTCATTCCCGGCCCCATCGCCGTATCCGACAAGACGCTCCGCGCCATGGCCCAGCCCATGATCGGGCACCGCAGCACCGACTTCGTCGCGCTCTACAACTCCATCCAGCCGGAGCTCCAGGCGCTCTTTTATACGAAGGACCCGGTGTACCTGTCCACCAGCTCGGCCTGGGGCGTGATGGAAGGCGCCGTGCGCAACGTCACGAGATCGACCAAAAAAGTGCTCAACTGCATGAACGGCGCGTTCTCCGACAAGTGGAACGACGTCTCGAAGCGCCTCGGCCGCGCCACCGGGTTCATCAAGTCCGAGTGGGGCCAGCCTGTCGATCCCGAGGCGATCCGCCGCGAACTCGCCACCGGCGAGTACGACGCCATCACCTTCATCCATAACGAGACCTCCTGCGGCTGCATGAGCGACATCGACGCGATCATGAAAGTCGTCCGCGAATTCCCGGACGTGATCTCGATCTGCGACACCGTCAGCTCGTTCAGCGCCCTCCCGATCAAAAAGGACGAACTCGGCATCGACATCTTCATCACCGGCTCGCAGAAGGCGCTGGCCCTGCCACCCGGCCTCGCGCTCATCTCCGTGTCGAAGCGCGCGCTCGAACGCGCCGCCACCGTCAACGACCGCGGCTATTACTTCGACCTGCTCGAATTCCAGACCAACCACGAGAAAGGCATGACGCCGAGCACGCCCACCATCGCGCTCATCTACGCGCTCCGGTCCAAGCTCGACGACATCAAGGCCGAAGGCGTGGAAAACCGCTACGCCCGCCACGCCCGCCTGAACAAGACCGTGCGCGACTGGGCTTTCGGCAAGGGCTTCAAGCTCTTCCCGAAGGAAGGGTACGGCTCCGTCTCGCTCAACTGTTTCGCCAACACCCTCAACGTCGACATCGCCGCCTGGAACAAGATTCTCAAATCGGAGCACCACCTCGTGATCGACGGCGGTTACGGAAAACTGAAAGGCAAGACCTTCCGCATCTCCAACATGGGTGACGAGACCGACGAGACCATCGCGGCGCTCATCAAGGCGCTCGATGCCGCTCTCGCCAAGACGCCCGTCCTTGCGACCGCCTGA
- a CDS encoding 3,4-dihydroxy-2-butanone 4-phosphate synthase, translated as MADTTPSPFDSIEAAIQDIAAGKLVIVTDDEDRENEGDLIMAASKVTPETVNMMIRYCSGIVCVPTIEPQLRRLGLGPMVQQNREVQRTDFTVTVDAAEGITTGISAWDRAHTIKLLADPETRPDQLVQPGHVFPLRARPGGVLERAGHTEAAVDLATLAGLHPSGVLCELVNDDGTVQRLPQLIEFRKKFGLKMISIAQLIEFRSQRDQLVERIFTRPFPSEFGDFTLHVFRNRLDGRHHLAFALGTPDAEPTLVRVHAENILGDVFRLRGSDSHHSLTASFEAIARAGRGVLLYMEHSQGGADIVRRLEGRPDGQSMDFRAYGIGAQILSALGLKKIRLLTNNPRRVVGLDGHGLEIVDQVAL; from the coding sequence ATGGCCGACACCACGCCTTCTCCTTTCGACTCCATCGAAGCCGCGATCCAGGACATCGCCGCCGGCAAACTCGTCATCGTGACCGACGACGAGGACCGCGAAAACGAGGGCGACCTCATCATGGCCGCCTCGAAGGTGACGCCGGAAACGGTCAACATGATGATCCGCTACTGCAGCGGCATCGTCTGCGTGCCCACGATCGAGCCGCAGCTCCGCCGCCTCGGCCTCGGCCCCATGGTGCAGCAAAACCGCGAGGTGCAGCGCACCGATTTCACCGTCACCGTGGACGCCGCCGAGGGCATCACGACCGGCATCAGCGCCTGGGACCGGGCGCACACGATAAAACTCCTCGCCGATCCCGAAACCCGCCCCGACCAGCTCGTGCAGCCGGGCCACGTCTTCCCGCTCCGCGCCCGCCCGGGCGGCGTCCTCGAACGCGCCGGCCACACCGAGGCCGCCGTCGATCTGGCCACGCTCGCCGGCCTGCACCCCAGCGGCGTGCTCTGCGAACTCGTCAACGACGACGGCACCGTGCAGCGCCTGCCCCAATTGATCGAGTTCAGGAAAAAGTTCGGGCTGAAAATGATTTCCATCGCCCAGCTCATCGAATTCCGGTCGCAGCGCGACCAGCTCGTGGAACGCATTTTCACCCGGCCCTTCCCGAGCGAGTTCGGCGATTTCACGCTGCACGTTTTCCGCAACCGGCTGGACGGTCGCCATCACCTCGCCTTCGCCCTCGGCACGCCCGACGCGGAACCGACGCTGGTGCGCGTGCATGCCGAAAACATCCTCGGCGACGTGTTCCGCCTGCGCGGCTCCGACAGCCACCATTCGCTCACCGCCTCGTTCGAGGCGATCGCCCGCGCCGGCCGCGGCGTGCTGCTTTACATGGAGCACAGCCAGGGCGGCGCGGACATCGTCCGCCGCCTCGAGGGCCGCCCGGACGGCCAGTCGATGGACTTCCGGGCCTACGGCATCGGCGCGCAGATCCTCTCGGCGCTCGGCCTGAAAAAGATCCGCCTCCTGACCAACAACCCCCGCCGTGTCGTCGGCCTCGACGGCCACGGCCTGGAAATCGTGGATCAGGTGGCGCTCTGA
- a CDS encoding PhoH has product MEHLSGAIAQKSRLKFSAKAKTFVLDTNVLLHDPQSIFKFEDNNLAIPVEVLEELDAIKVEQSTERGRNARRVHRILSELLPDSRSMHEGVRLENGGTLSVIINPWLADPALHDAPGMRILRAVLPDLSKKDNRIIAAALFVKDAWPPPTILVTKDVNVALKARAVGLEAQDYLNDKVPAALADDEVSYRVVPVTIYELQRFCSEGFFDLGQEAAATGQDVQPPGPLYLNEYILLRSAEGKTMPARYHGEGVVRRLKLPEFVKAPGGIPIRPRNLEQQFLLDALLDDTISLVTCYGKAGTGKTLLSIGAALHQTHDDHSRYDGVSISRPVMALGKDIGFLPGTMEEKMKPWLQPYFDALEVLIPSKPPKEPQFATKKASKKKQKHHHDGVPGAAALAVPAPATVSAPGHHNGNGSGGVAAPAKPYERLIKSGLVEIEALCFIRGRSIARRFFILDEAQQLTPHEVKTVITRISEGSKIILIGDPAQIDNPYVDARSNGLVYCHNRMKGQALAAHVKLTKGERSRLAELAADLL; this is encoded by the coding sequence ATGGAACACCTGAGCGGGGCCATCGCCCAAAAATCACGGCTCAAGTTCTCTGCGAAGGCCAAGACCTTCGTGCTCGACACCAACGTCCTGCTGCACGACCCCCAGTCGATCTTCAAGTTCGAGGATAACAACCTCGCGATCCCGGTGGAAGTGCTGGAAGAACTCGATGCCATCAAGGTCGAACAGTCCACCGAGCGCGGCCGCAATGCCCGCCGCGTGCACCGCATCCTCTCGGAGCTGTTGCCCGACTCGCGCTCCATGCACGAGGGCGTGCGGCTCGAGAACGGCGGCACGCTCTCGGTGATCATCAACCCGTGGCTCGCCGACCCGGCGCTCCACGACGCGCCCGGCATGCGCATCCTCCGCGCCGTCCTTCCCGACCTCTCGAAAAAGGACAACCGCATCATCGCCGCCGCGCTGTTCGTCAAGGATGCCTGGCCGCCGCCCACGATCCTCGTCACCAAGGACGTCAACGTCGCCCTCAAGGCCCGCGCCGTCGGCCTCGAGGCGCAGGATTATCTCAACGACAAGGTCCCCGCGGCGCTGGCCGACGACGAGGTCTCCTACCGCGTCGTCCCCGTCACGATCTACGAGCTGCAGCGTTTCTGCTCCGAAGGCTTTTTTGATCTCGGCCAGGAGGCCGCCGCCACCGGTCAGGACGTGCAGCCGCCCGGCCCGCTGTACCTCAACGAATACATCCTGCTCCGCTCCGCCGAGGGCAAGACGATGCCCGCCCGCTATCATGGCGAAGGCGTGGTCCGCCGCCTCAAGCTTCCCGAGTTCGTAAAAGCTCCCGGCGGCATCCCGATCCGTCCGCGCAACCTCGAGCAGCAGTTCCTGCTCGACGCGCTTCTCGACGACACCATCTCGCTCGTCACCTGCTATGGCAAGGCCGGCACCGGCAAGACGCTGCTCTCCATCGGCGCCGCCCTGCACCAGACGCACGACGACCACTCGCGCTACGACGGCGTCTCCATCTCGCGCCCCGTGATGGCGCTCGGCAAGGACATCGGTTTCCTCCCCGGCACGATGGAGGAGAAGATGAAACCCTGGCTCCAGCCCTACTTCGATGCGCTCGAGGTGCTCATCCCCTCGAAGCCGCCCAAGGAGCCGCAGTTTGCCACGAAAAAGGCGTCGAAGAAAAAGCAGAAGCACCATCACGATGGCGTGCCGGGCGCCGCCGCTCTGGCCGTTCCGGCGCCGGCGACCGTTTCGGCTCCCGGCCACCACAACGGCAACGGCTCCGGCGGAGTCGCCGCCCCGGCCAAACCCTACGAGCGCCTCATCAAGAGCGGGCTCGTGGAGATCGAGGCGCTGTGCTTCATCCGCGGCCGCTCGATCGCCCGCCGCTTCTTCATCCTCGACGAGGCGCAGCAGCTCACACCGCACGAGGTCAAGACGGTCATCACGCGCATTTCCGAAGGCTCGAAAATCATCCTCATCGGCGATCCCGCGCAGATCGACAACCCTTACGTGGACGCGCGCAGCAACGGGCTCGTCTATTGCCACAACCGGATGAAAGGCCAGGCCCTCGCCGCGCACGTGAAACTGACGAAGGGCGAACGCTCCCGCCTCGCCGAACTCGCCGCCGACCTGTTGTAG
- a CDS encoding LuxR family transcriptional regulator: protein MSLTDPQREAIHTLWDELADFPASRTDDALLHLMGKLSGWLDAGDVVWVGAARLARGAAARRDAQRGWRGLVVRHMRLAPSIRSLSRRVQVEQDTDPGMTTRALVAGVGRLRVHRLHDGFVDMDAFRQTAHYRAFYQAAGITDRLFVGFPVNADTESFFLVDRCGTNQRFTAADAELVGYALRGLKWFQRELMLSHGLLLAGAPLSAAEHRIVRLLLTERSEKEIAAELGQSPKTTHKYITGILRKYGVSGRIGLMALWLGRRG, encoded by the coding sequence ATGTCCCTGACCGACCCGCAGCGCGAGGCCATCCACACGCTCTGGGACGAACTGGCGGATTTTCCCGCCTCGCGGACGGATGATGCGCTGCTTCACCTGATGGGGAAACTCTCCGGCTGGCTCGACGCCGGAGATGTCGTCTGGGTGGGAGCCGCGCGGCTTGCGCGCGGGGCTGCCGCCCGCCGCGATGCCCAGCGGGGCTGGCGGGGACTGGTGGTCCGTCACATGCGGCTGGCGCCCTCGATCCGGAGTCTCAGTCGTCGGGTACAGGTGGAGCAGGACACCGACCCCGGCATGACGACCCGGGCTCTCGTGGCCGGCGTCGGGCGGCTGCGCGTGCACCGGCTTCACGACGGATTCGTGGATATGGACGCCTTCCGGCAGACGGCGCATTACCGGGCATTTTATCAGGCGGCGGGCATCACCGACCGCCTGTTCGTCGGCTTTCCCGTCAACGCCGACACCGAATCGTTTTTTCTCGTCGACCGCTGCGGGACCAACCAGCGCTTCACGGCGGCCGACGCCGAACTCGTCGGCTACGCCCTGCGCGGGCTCAAGTGGTTCCAGCGGGAGCTGATGCTCAGCCACGGCCTCCTGCTCGCCGGCGCGCCGCTCTCGGCCGCCGAACACCGCATCGTCCGCCTCCTGCTCACCGAGCGCAGCGAGAAGGAGATCGCCGCCGAGCTGGGGCAGTCGCCCAAGACCACGCACAAATACATCACCGGGATTTTGCGCAAATACGGCGTCAGTGGCCGCATCGGTCTCATGGCCCTCTGGCTCGGCCGTCGCGGCTGA